From a single Lacerta agilis isolate rLacAgi1 chromosome 3, rLacAgi1.pri, whole genome shotgun sequence genomic region:
- the LOC117044235 gene encoding 60S ribosomal protein L38-like, whose translation MPRKIEEIKDFLLTARRKDAKSVKTKKNKDHVKFKVRCSRYLYTLVITDKEKAEKLKQSLPPGLAVKELK comes from the coding sequence ATGCCTCGCAAAATCGAAGAGATCAAAGATTTTCTATTGACAGCCAGGAGGAAGGATGCAAAATCCGTCAAGACCAAGAAGAACAAAGATCATGTGAAGTTCAAGGTCCGTTGCAGCCGGTATCTGTATACGCTGGTCATCACAGACAAGGAAAAGGCTGAAAAACTGAAGCAATCTCTTCCACCAGGTTTGGCTGTGAAAGAGCTGAAATGA
- the FLVCR1 gene encoding feline leukemia virus subgroup C receptor-related protein 1, with translation MGGDGADMSEAGEGGEEGEGGEIVEVALMPPQHQNGCLPGREIERSSSSTAPLVLVSDVEIGPAAALSEELPEAEAMLPASTSGVKLIPRLSKRRLVVLVIFSLYSLVNAFQWIQYSILTSVFTRYYNVSNSQIDWLSMSYMVTYIPLIFPATWLLDTRGLRITALLGSGLNCLGAWIKCTSVQPNLYVVTLVAQIVCSIAQVFILGLPSRIASVWFGPKEVSTACAVAVLGNQLGTAIGFLLPPVLVPNTADDMDLMGQNIRIMFYGTAAVSTFLFILTAVVFKEKPKYPPSQSQAVLLDVSPDDYSYKQSMINLFRNVPFVLLLVSYGIMTGAFYSVSTLLNQMIITHYEGEEVNAGRIGLTLVVAGMVGSVICGLWLDHTKTYKQTTLVVYILSFVGMVVFTFTLDCGHLVVVFVTGGVLGFFMTGYLPLGFEFAVEITYPESEGTSSGLLNASAQIFGIIFTLIQGKLTTDYNPRAGNIFLFVWMFIGIILTALIKSDLRRHSVNSGISVDIKSMSVDGPTEDELSKTASKSQSELNI, from the exons ATGGGTGGGGATGGTGCTGACATGTCGGAGGCAGGGGAAGgcggagaggagggagagggtggggagattGTGGAGGTAGCCTTGATGCCTCCCCAGCACCAGAACGGGTGCCTCCCTGGCAGGGAGAtagaaaggagcagcagcagcacggcACCTCTGGTGTTGGTGAGTGATGTGGAGATTGGACCAGCCGCTGCATTGTCCGAGGAGCTCCCTGAGGCAGAAGCCATGCTCCCTGCTTCCACATCGGGAGTGAAGCTGATCCCTCGGCTGTCCAAGCGCAGGCTGGTAGTGCTGGTCATCTTCAGCTTGTACTCGCTGGTGAACGCCTTCCAGTGGATCCAGTACAGTATACTGACCAGTGTCTTCACCCGTTATTACAACGTCTCCAACTCTCAAATAGACTGGCTGTCCATGAGCTATATGGTGACGTACATCCCCCTGATCTTCCCTGCCACTTGGCTGCTGGACACTCGGGGGCTTCGCATCACCGCCTTGCTGGGATCTGGACTCAACTGCCTGGGGGCCTGGATTAAGTGTACCAGCGTCCAACCAAACCTGTATGTGGTCACGTTGGTGGCTCAGATTGTGTGCTCCATAGCCCAGGTCTTTATTCTGGGGCTGCCCTCCCGCATTGCCTCTGTCTGGTTTGGGCCCAAGGAAGTGTCCACTGCTTGTGCTGTAGCTGTTCTGGGCAACCAG CTAGGCACAGCGATTGGCTTCTTATTGCCACCAGTTTTAGTTCCAAACACAGCTGATGACATGGACCTCATGGGACAAAACATCCGAATTATGTTCTATGGTACGGCAGCAGTATCCACATTCCTTTTTATACTAACAGCAGTGG TGTTTAAGGAAAAACCTAAATATCCCCCAAGTCAGTCTCAGGCTGTTCTCCTGGATGTCTCGCCTGATGATTACTCCTACAAGCAATCAATGATCAACCTGTTCAGAAATGttccttttgttcttttgttggtCAGTTATG GGATTATGACTGGGGCATTTTATTCAGTCTCAACTCTACTAAACCAAATGATAATAACTCACTATGAG GGAGAAGAAGTGAATGCAGGAAGGATTGGCCTGACTCTTGTGGTAGCTGGAATGGTGGGTTCAGTTATTTGTGGCTTAtggctggatcacaccaaaacATACAA GCAGACTACATTAGTTGTGTACATCCTCTCATTTGTTGGGATGGTTGTATTTACATTCACCTTGGACTGTGGACACCTTGTAGTTGTGTTTGTGACTGGCGGAGTGCTCGG CTTCTTCATGACTGGTTACCTCCCCCTTGGCTTTGAATTTGCTGTGGAAATTACATACCCTGAGTCAGAAGGCACCTCATCAGGGCTTCTGAATGCTTCAGCGCAG ATATTTGGGATTATCTTTACGCTGATTCAAGGAAAGCTCACAACAGATTACAATCCCCGTGCAGGAAACATTTTCCTCTTTGTGTGGATGTTTATAGGTATCATTTTAACAG CTTTAATCAAATCAGATTTGCGAAGACACAGCGTGAATTCAGGGATAAGTGTTGACATTAAATCT ATGTCAGTTGACGGTCCCACAGAAGATGAACTGAGTAAAACTGCATCGAAAAGCCAGTCTGAATTAAACATTTAG